A stretch of DNA from Electrophorus electricus isolate fEleEle1 chromosome 18, fEleEle1.pri, whole genome shotgun sequence:
GCTTCGACAGGGAAACTGTTTGATCACTGCAGTGATCCTTCCTGCAATACTTCAGAATTGCATTCAGTCTTTCCCCACATTCTCTACTGCAAAAATAACCAGTAACATGGGAAGGGTCTTCATCAGTGTTAGCTGTTCAGACCATGGTGTCTGTACCAGCGTATGAGTCATGTGTTTCGTCTGTAGGATTGTTTTCCTCTGCTTGGATTACTGGCAGCTGGTCTCCCCAGTCACAACTCCGCGCACATCGGTACATATGTCTGTAGGGGTGGGGAAATTGGTATTAGGAGACCACACCAAAATCCATCATTTGCCAAATGTTTAACTTGTAAGTTGCAATATTACACATCACTATTTAAAAGAGCTTTGCACAGTAAATGATGTATTGGGTTGTAAATGAAACTCTGTGCAAACATAAAATTAATAGTAGTGTATGTCAGAGAACATAAGGTACCGTCCATGGCGGCGTTTAGTGACAGCGAACTGTCTGAGTTCTCCATTGGAGCAGCAGACCTGGCACTGCACATGCCTGGACCTGCGATGAACCGGGCCGGTCAGCCGAGCCCAGTCCACCTGTCCTACGCTTTTCTGCTTCACCCTGGACATGATAAGGTAACTGAacttctcctgctccctctccgGATTCTTCTGGTTAAGAAATCAGTCAGAAAGGAAATATGGGGACCAGCTGAAGTgtttaaagcagtgtgtgtttttttttttgttttttttttttttccccccttctttTTCTGAACTGGGACCTCTGTGGTACAGATAACTTACCCCTCGTAAGGGCAGAGGGTAGTAGGACTGGATAAAGTTGCAGGGAACTACTTTCTGGCTAAGCAGCTTAGGACAAGGCATTTCATGAGTGCACTGCAAACAGACCGAAATCAGAGACACCACAGTAGAGTAAGTGCATACTGAggcacaaaacactgaaaagagCAAAGTGATCATGAGTGGTAAATGATAGGTAGCAGGAGTCAAACCAAACACACAGGTGCAAACGTCCTTGATCTCCTAGAGTCAGGAGTCACCTTCTCTTCACTCTAAATGTGCAGATAAAGAAATCACAAAAACTACCACATCATGTAAGTATATAGTTCATATTTTTAGCCCCAGAACATGCCTTGCTGCTAATTAAGTAGAACACAATTATACGTACCTTAAGTAATACATCTCTGGCTTCCATTAAGATCTGGTGTCCTTCTTTCGTTCCATTTTCCACCAGTACCTCAAATTTAACCAGATGTTTATTATGGGAAAAATATATGAACTCTACATGTGGATAAAAGTTAGCAATGGTCACTAACAAGATAGGAGCTGGTTTTCCTCCAGAGTGTAAGAACTGTTTCTTGTCGATCATGCTGGGTGGCCATCTCTGATAAAGAGAATGCTGCCACCACCAGGTCGGCCTGGACCTGCATGGGAAACAACACTAATGTCTGAAATCTGAGGGATCTAGTTTCATTATAGCGACTGGTCCAGGTAAACATCTTGCTGAGCTGAACCCAGAATAATATTTTCACTTAGCTCAAACCTTTATAGCATGCACAAATGGTTGTTGAATATTTGACTTtccacatgcatgtatattcaTAGAGAGCCTCTGAACTCACCTTTGGGGAGACAGGAAAGAACTGACGGAAGTAGACGTGTTTGATAAGTGGTTCACCTGCCTCAATGCCCCCTGATGAACCACAAATACAGTCAACATCTCGTCAACACTGTTGGTGTCTAGACTGTTTTTCAATGTGTGAATTTTCTCTACCAGTAAGAAGCTGTTCTGCCAAGGTGTTCATAGCTCCACAggaatctacacacacatactccttcAATGAGACtccccagagtgtgtgtgaagcccTGGGGAACACAGTTCATTTGAAAAAATACAGACTAATATTAGATAGTCAAAAGAAAATTACCTCAGTCTCCGATCATTCATCCTCATGCAGTACAGTTATTACTACTCGTGACTGAATGTATTTTCTGATTTGGTGTGTCATTACAGcatttattcaaatattcacTAAAATCTACACTGACAAACTTCGTACTGTCAAGGGCAGTCATTTGATAGGGTCTTTGTTAGTACCtatttaaaataactaaaactTGTTTAATCCTAGGCTACAAGGCTACTTCAATGAGAAATCCagaactaaaattaaaaaagatatatatgAATCAGCCTTCTTTCTCACCAGAGAGCTGTTCCAAGCCCTGAGCCAAAGTCCAGCAGAGAATATGGTGTAAATGCAAGATCTCTTTTCTTTATCTAGAATGGGTGAAAGTAAGTCTCCATTACAGATGACCTAAAGTAACTTTTATCATTGGCTCCCAAAAAGCAAAGGTGTATTTGTGCTACCTCATTTAATGCTCTCAGGACAGCAGCATAGCCACCTGCTAATCTTGCAGCCATGTATACCACACCCAGCTCTTCATCATACCTATGAGTTGGGCATCTTACACATCAGATTGCACAAATCTTAATAAGTACAAGAGCTCAATGTGAACAACATCTTTACCTCAGAGGTGTCCAGTGATATGTCGTCCTCCTCATTTCAGTCAAAACCTTTTTTCTGATTTGAGCTTCAAAGGAGTGCTTATCTGTATCTGAATAGCATGAACACAATAAACCTCACTCAAAAATCCTTACTATGTGGTCTTGaaatcattcttttttttttttacctctttgttaaaaccagttttttttctctagtcCATCTATAGCTCACCCCTCTGTTGCTCCTTTTCATTCCACATCCATTTCTTCTCTAGAGCAATGGCTCTCTCCCTCAGCTGAGAGGCTTCAGCTGCACGCTTCCTACTCCACAGGAAATTAGTAAGCCTACCAGCCCGTTCAGTCAAATCCTTCACTTCAGATTCTACAAATTTTAACACAGCAAACAACCATGTATTAGTGAGCCATATTCTGTCAGATGCTTATGTTTATGCTTTCTGTTACTCAAAGCCATGCTAACTATTTGAAATGCAGCAGGGGAATCTATGTAACCATTTGTTGAACCACCTATGACATATATTGATGGTATCCAAGCTGGAGCTTTAAAGATATGGTTCCTTTCTTTCAGTTTAGTCCCATACATACAAGGTTAAGACAGTATAtgtaacaaaaagaaaacaaaccaataaataaatgaaagggCATCGAAGGCTTGTACTCCTATTTAACTAGAATTTAACTCactgtgtatgagagacagagcTCCTCTCTGGAGCCCCTCAGGTAGACATAGAGTTTTGAGGTGAGTCACCCCAGGGTGTTTGCGGTGTGGTGCGCCTTTCAGGAAGTCAGGCAGGGCTACATCTGATGCAGTACTTGCGCACTGGGAGGAACAAAACCAACTCAGGATGTGCTGCTTAGAATTAAAACTATAATAACTGCCAAAGGCAAAAATTGGCTACCACTattgtttacatatttcatAGCATATATATTGAcaatatgaaataaatgtaaaattaggAAAGTTAGATTAACTAAAAAGTACATAATGTTATCTTTTAACTAAAATGCCAATAAAAAGGCGAGAGGAAAGTTGCATTATAtaaatttgaattaaatgaAGCACAACAGAGAAGCATTACCTGCATGTGTACAAGGTCAAAGTAAATGCACAAATGCTTCATATTTTGCTTCACAAAAGGAGCAACTGGTATCAAAATCCTTAGCAAATTTAGCAAACACTTTAACTGGACAGATCCTATTA
This window harbors:
- the mettl17 gene encoding methyltransferase-like protein 17, mitochondrial isoform X1, whose product is MSYVHNRLYDVCSRCRAGFPLRVTRWCASTASDVALPDFLKGAPHRKHPGVTHLKTLCLPEGLQRGALSLIHKSEVKDLTERAGRLTNFLWSRKRAAEASQLRERAIALEKKWMWNEKEQQRDTDKHSFEAQIRKKVLTEMRRTTYHWTPLRYDEELGVVYMAARLAGGYAAVLRALNEIKKRDLAFTPYSLLDFGSGLGTALWASHTLWGVSLKEYVCVDSCGAMNTLAEQLLTGGIEAGEPLIKHVYFRQFFPVSPKVQADLVVAAFSLSEMATQHDRQETVLTLWRKTSSYLVLVENGTKEGHQILMEARDVLLKSEEKVTPDSRRSRTFAPCTHEMPCPKLLSQKVVPCNFIQSYYPLPLRGKNPEREQEKFSYLIMSRVKQKSVGQVDWARLTGPVHRRSRHVQCQVCCSNGELRQFAVTKRRHGRHMYRCARSCDWGDQLPVIQAEENNPTDETHDSYAGTDTMV
- the mettl17 gene encoding methyltransferase-like protein 17, mitochondrial isoform X3, whose translation is MSYVHNRLYDVCSRCRAGFPLRVTRWCASTASDVALPDFLKGAPHRKHPGVTHLKTLCLPEGLQRGALSLIHKSEVKDLTERAGRLTNFLWSRKRAAEASQLRERAIALEKKWMWNEKEQQRDTDKHSFEAQIRKKVLTEMRRTTYHWTPLRYDEELGVVYMAARLAGGYAAVLRALNEIKKRDLAFTPYSLLDFGSGLGTALWASHTLWGVSLKEYVCVDSCGAMNTLAEQLLTGGIEAGEPLIKHVYFRQFFPVSPKVQADLVVAAFSLSEMATQHDRQETVLTLWRKTSSYLVLVENGTKEGHQILMEARDVLLKSEEKVTPDSRRSRTFAPCTHEMPCPKLLSQKVVPCNFIQSYYPLPLRGGEAEKRRTGGLGSADRPGSSQVQACAVPGLLLQWRTQTVRCH
- the mettl17 gene encoding methyltransferase-like protein 17, mitochondrial isoform X2, giving the protein MSYVHNRLYDVCSRCRAGFPLRVTRWCASTASDVALPDFLKGAPHRKHPGVTHLKTLCLPEGLQRGALSLIHKSEVKDLTERAGRLTNFLWSRKRAAEASQLRERAIALEKKWMWNEKEQQRDTDKHSFEAQIRKKVLTEMRRTTYHWTPLRYDEELGVVYMAARLAGGYAAVLRALNEIKKRDLAFTPYSLLDFGSGLGTALWASHTLWGVSLKEYVCVDSCGAMNTLAEQLLTGGIEAGEPLIKHVYFRQFFPVSPKVQADLVVAAFSLSEMATQHDRQETVLTLWRKTSSYLVLVENGTKEGHQILMEARDVLLKSEEKVTPDSRRSRTFAPCTHEMPCPKLLSQKVVPCNFIQSYYPLPLRGNPEREQEKFSYLIMSRVKQKSVGQVDWARLTGPVHRRSRHVQCQVCCSNGELRQFAVTKRRHGRHMYRCARSCDWGDQLPVIQAEENNPTDETHDSYAGTDTMV